TTCCTCAGGTGGATTTTGAAGAGGGCTGGGAACAGCTTTCCTCCGTCAAAGGACCAAAGGATGAAAAGAATCCATATGATTATTATTTCCAAGAATATAGAAGAATGACCCCAATTTCCTAAGGAGGATTTACTTTTATCATGTTTCGGTTAGTGTATATGTTCTTTTATTTATGCGGCTATCTTTTATACAGCCTTCCAAGTCTCGCAAAAGCTAAAAAGCTTCATGCTGAAAACAATGCGAAAAATGACGAGAAGATTCAAGTGGTGCCAAAGAAGTGGGCTGCTGGGTTTTTAAAGCATTCTGGCTGCACGCTTGAGGTTTCTGGATTAGAGAATATACCGGATGGTCCGGTGCTTTTTGTCGGAAACCATGAAGGTGATTTTGATGTGCCTGTCTTAATGGCAGGTATTCCAAAGCCGTTCGGATTTATTTCAAAAATTGAAGTTAAGAAAATCCCCATAGTTGCTGGCTGGATGGAAATGATGAATTGCGTTTTCCTGGATCGCAGTGATCGGCGGGCGGCCATTCAGTCCATTCGAGATGGTATTAAAAAGCTGAAAAATGGCCATTCTGTCTTGATTTTTCCTGAGGGGACCCGCAACAGAGGCAAGGAGCTTGGAGAATTCAAGGCTGGAAGTCTTCGTCTTGCCAAAGATTCTAAGGTACCGATTGTCCCATTCATGATTCAAGGATCAGCGGATATGTTCGAAAATAATCAAAACCGCATTAAGCCAGGAACTGTTAAACTGGTTATTCTACCGGCTATTTCCGCAGAGTACTATGAGGAAGCGGGAATGGAGCAGGTTGCGAATCAAATAAAGGCTGCCATCAATGAGGAAAGAGATCAGCACGTAAAAGGAGCTTAACGAAATGCTGCCGAGTTAGATAGCCATATCTGTCTCGGCGGTTTTTATATAGATAAAAAATGGAATTTTCAAATAATTCTGTTGATTTATCTCTCAGACCTGCTATAATTTACAAATTAAGAAAAGTTTGGAGGAAAGAGAATGGGTCATCTAGTAAAGGCTACACAAGGGGTACAGGTTGAACAAATTCTTATTGCTTACCAGAAACTCAAGGATAAGGTGGCTCATACCCCTTTGCAGCTGAATCAGCGTTTATCGGAGAAATATGGCTGCCAGGTCTATCTGAAGAGGGAAGATTTGCAGCATGTCCGCTCCTTCAAGCTGCGTGGGGCTTTCTATGCAATGATGAGCCTCTCTCGGGACGAATTGAAGAATGGGGTTGTATGCGCAAGTGCGGGTAATCATGCTCAAGGTGTCGCATATGCGTGCCATGAGCTGAACGTTCACGGGAAGATTTATATGCCGACTACGACACCTAAACAGAAAATCAATCAAGTGGCAAAATTCGGAGGTGAGTTCGTTGAAATCATCCTCTCCGGTGACACATTTGATGATTCCTATGCGGAGGCGAAGAAATCAGAGCAAGCAGACCAGCGCATGTTTATCCACCCATTTGATGATGAGCATGTTATTGCCGGTCAAGGCACTGTGGCGGTGGAAATCCTGCATGATAGCGAGGTTCCGCTAGATTATGTATTTGGAAGTGTCGGCGGCGGCGGACTTATGGCAGGGGTGTCCTCTTATATGACATGTGTTTCTCCGGCGACGAAATGTGTAGGCGTAGAACCTTCAGGAGCGGCGTCGATGAAATCAGCTATTGCTAAGGGCAAGATTGTTAGATTGCCAGAGATTGATAGCTTCGTCGATGGGGCTGCAGTCAAGGAGGTCGGTTCAAAGACATATGGGATTTGTCAGAGCCTTCTTCATGACTGCCTTGTTGTTCCGGAGGGCAAGGTGTGCAGCACCATCCTTGAACTGTATAATGAGTATGCTATCGTTGCTGAGCCGGCGGGAGCATTGCCGGTTGCGGCGCTCGATTTCTATAAGGAAGAGATCAAGGGGAAAAATATCGTTTGTGTTATAAGCGGCGGAAATAATGATATTGGCAGGATGCAGGATATTAAGGACCGATCCCTTCAGTATGAGGGGCTGCTGCACCATTTTATCGTTCATTTCCCGCAGCGTGCAGGGGCTTTAAGAGAATTTCTGGATGAGGTTTTGGGACCTGGGGATGATATAACGAGATTTGAATACACGAAGAAGAATAATAAAGATAACGGTCCTGCGCTTGTCGGCATTGAGCTTCAGCGAAAGGAAGACTACCGTGAACTCATGGGAAGGATGGAGAAGAAGGGCTTTTCATTTATCGTTGTCGAAAATGGCAGCAGCCTTCATCAATTGTTGATTTAGAGGAATTCTTCGGTATTCTTTTTCGCTAGTATGTTGAAATAATGGAGAATAATAGGAATTATTCCTTTTCATATTTCTGAAAACTATTATAATGGGAAGAGAGCATCATACTGGAGGGGATAGAATGTTTTCAAATATTGGAATACCTGGGTTAATCCTTATCTTGCTTTTAGCCTTGATTATATTTGGTCCAAAGAAATTGCCTGAGATCGGAAGAGCCTTTGGACAAACCTTGCGAGAATTTAAGAATTCGACAAAAGACCTCAGCAACGAAGTCATGAGTGACTTGGATGATTCAAAGAGAGACCCGAAAAAATAACTCAATGACCATTGATTAGAGGTGTGAGTCATGCTCGCACCTCTATTAAATTGTTGCTAGAAGGAAGTGAATTCTCATGCAAATGGAAGAAAAAGAATTAAATATGGTCGAGCACTTGGAGGAATTGAGAACCAGGCTCATGATTACAGTAGGCTCTTTTATCTTGTTTTTATGCTTGGCCTTCTTCTTCGTGAAGGATATTTATCTGTTTTTCACGAGGAACTTAACAGAAGATCTTATCATACTTGGTCCTAGCGATGTTGTTTGGATATATTTCACGCTGGCGTCGGTTGTGGCCATTGCCTGTACGATCCCGGTCTTATCCATGCAGATTTGGCTATTCGTGAAACCGGCATTGAAGGATTACGAGCGAAAAACAGCTCTTTTTTATATTCCTGCTTTATTTCTTTTGTTTATCGCTGGACTTTGCTTTGGCTATTTTGTCATTTATCCAATTGTTTTAAATTTCTTAAATGAGCTTGGTGAAGGGGTCATGACGACCGCTTACACAGCGGAACGCTATTTCAAATTTATCATTAATATGTCCTTGCCATTTGCGGTCCTGTTCGAGCTGCCGGTCGTGATGATGTTCCTGACATCGCTCGGAATTCTTAACCCGTATGTCATGGGGAAGATTCGCAAATATGCCTATTTCATCTTGATTGTCATCGCTGTATCCATTACGCCGCCTGAGTTCTTATCTGACTTCATTGTTGCCGTGCCGCTTTTACTGCTTTACGAAATCAGTGTAAGTCTATCAAAAATCGTCTATAAGCGTAAACTGCGTAAAGAAGCACAATATGAACGAGAGAATAACCAAATGCAAGGAACATGATAATCGCACAGGCTAACATTCCATTAGGATTGGCAGCCTGTTTTTTGTGTTGATTAACTTTTCAGTTGAATTGTCATCTACATATAAAGGTACTGATTTCAATTTATTTACAAAAAAGTGTATAATGTTCATAGTCGTAAAAAATAGGAAGTGAAAAACATGCCAAATATCAAAATTGTGACAGATTCCACCCTTGACTTGCCCAAGCATATACTCGAAGAAAATGACATAATCGTTGTGCCACTTTCGATTACGATTGATGGCGAATCATATGTGGATGGTATTGATATTGCCCCTGATGAATTTATTCGGAAAATGAAACAGTCAGAAGAACTCCCTAAAAGTTCACAGCCTCCTGCAGGCCAGTTTCTAGAAGTGTTTAACTCATTAACGGCAGATGGCAGTGAAGTAATCGCTATTCATATGACTTCTAAGATGAGCGGAACCGTGCAATCAGCTCAAACGGCTGCACAAATGGCTGAAGGTAAAGTCACGGTTATTGATTCTAAATACATCTCTCATGCATTAGCCTTCCAGGTGCTTGAGGCTGCCAAGATGGCGAAAGAGGGCAAAACCTCTGAAGAGATTGTTGCACGGATGGACCAAATACAAAAAGCGACAAGACTCTTCGTCGTTGTCGATACCCTCGATAATCTCGTAAAGGGCGGACGAATCGGAAAGGGCAAGGCCATGCTCAGCTCTTTGCTTAATATTAAGCCGATTGCTTCATTAGATACAGGGGAATACACACCTGTAGCTAAAGTGAGAAGTCAGAGCCAGATTGTGAAATACCTTGTGAAACAATTGCTCCAAGATTCTGAAGGCAAAGAGATTAAAGGGATTGGCATTACTGAAGCAGATGCGATGGAGTTATCCATAAAACTAAAGGAAGCAATCCTTGAGGTGACATCCTTAGAAGATGTCACGATTAATGCTACGACACCTGTCATTAGTACGCATACAGGTGTTGGCGCAATTGGCTTCATGTACTATGCAGAGTAAATAAGGGCTGCAGATTGGGCTTGATATCATGCTCAATCTGCAGTTTTTTTGTCTCTGATCAATGAAGGCAGCTTGTAAAGCATTGTGAGAGGGCTGGATTCATGAAAATGAATCATCAGCCTGTATGGGCCCTCTGTTTTACGGTGATTAACGTGATCCCGCTAGATTCATACATTTTATATTCCATTACAGACACAGTGATGATGAATGAACAGGTCCATCGTTTTGGAACCGCCGTTTACTCCCTGGAATAAGGAGACAGAGTTGGGATTGATGGTCTGCTAGCCATTATGGCAAAGATGGGCGTAGATTGAAGTGATAATGACTAATGATAGGAACCGGTATGAACATAAAAATATTTAAATGATATTATATGAAAATAGGCAAATCTCTTTCTCTATATATGCTTTTTTTGTTAAAATTTAGTTAGATATATAATTTTGGCGTAAGCAGGGAGTCCTTATGAAAACTTATTTGAAAGTGCTGGTATCATTAATCTTGGTTTTTTTAGTTGTCGGATGCTCTAATGAACAAAAAATTCCTAATGCAACTGATTATGAAGTAGAATCCTTTACCTTCAAAAATCAAGATAATAAAGATGTTTCGCTCGAAGACATAAAAGGAAAAGTATGGGTGGCTGATTTTATTTTCACAAATTGTACCACTGTATGCATGCCGATGACGGCCAATATGAAAAAACTTCAGGACCAGATAGCGGAAGAAGGCATAGAGGATGTGCAGCTCATCTCCTTTAGTGTGGATCCTGAGATTGACAAGCCAGATGTATTGAAGGAATATGGACAGAAATTTGATGCTGACTTTACGAATTGGCATTTCTTGACCGGTTACAGCCAAGATGAGATTGAAAGCTTTTCGCAAGAGAGCTTTAAGGTCACTGTCCAGAAGCCAGACGGCAATGACCAGGTTATCCATTCTGTGAGCTTCGCCCTCGTTGACCAAGAGGGAAAGGTAGTCCAATCCTATTCCGGTTTGGATGATATCCCGATGGATGACATAATTAAGCATATTAAAATGCTGCAATCGTAAAGGACAGGTTATCCTGTCTTTTTTTCTTCAAAAAAGTAAACATTACCAAGCAAAATTCCATGTTTCATGAGCAGTTATAACATATGATATACCATAAGGACTATTTAGGCAGGTGGCATCTATGTTTTTTAAAAACATGTTTTCTATATTGCTTGTCACATTATTAGTTGGCTGCAGTGGTCTGCCATTTTTGAACGGAAAGGAATCAGCCGAACATTCTAAGACTAATATAACGAGATCGCTCAAAAAAGAAATCCCTGATGACTTCATCCCGACTAATTTGTCAGTTGTGTCGGTGGGGGACTCGTTGACTCAGGGAGTGGGAGCTAGCAATGAACAAGAGGGCTATATTCCCTATCTCTCCGCTTATCTCGAAACAAATCGAGGAATAAAGGATGCTCACTTTTCTAATTATGGAGTCCGAGGCAATCGAACAAGCGATTTATTGAGCCGCCTTCAAGATGACCAAATCAAAAGGGACATTACGAATGCTGATGCGGTCGTCATCACGATTGGCGGTAATGATATTATGAAAGTGGTGAAAGATAAATTCACCAATTTGACGATGGGTGATTTTTCAAAGGCGTCTGTTTCATACGAAAAAAGGGTTGAAAAAATATTTCGAACTGTCCGACAATATAATCAGGAAGCTGAAATCTATTTTGTCGGGCTTTATAATCCATTTGGCAAATGGATGTCAGCGTTTAGTGAACTCGACATCATTATGGATGACTGGAATGAGATTGGCATGGAAGTGACCAACGGGGATCCAAATGCCTACTTCATTCGTATTGATGATATTTTCTCTGCATCTGATGAAAACCTTCTTTATAAGGAGGATTATTTCCATCCGAATGACAGGGGATATGAATTGATTGCTGCACGTATTTATGATGAGATGAAAGAGAAAACAGTAGAAACGCTGTATGCTAAGGGAGCAATGAATGGGGTGATGAACGATGAAGAAGTGGATGAGTGAGTGGGGATTATGGAAGAGTTTGTTCTTTGCGCTGCTGGCTGTGAATTTGGTGTTTGCCGGTGTAGTGTTCTACTGGATGACCAGGCCAATCAAGGATATGGAATCTTTAGAGGAGCTGAATAGAAATAAAGAGATGGTCAGCATTCCGTTCTCTTCGAATAAAGAAGATCTCAATCGGGTGATCAATCATTATATTGAAGAAGAGGCAGCAGATAGTCCTATTGATTACGAGGTATTATTGAGTGATAATCTTGAGCTATACGGAACGCTAAGCGCTTTTGGAAAAGAAGTACAACTAAAGGTGTTATTTGAACCTTACACGACAGAGGATGGCAACATAATTCTGCGGCACCGCTCCATTCAAATCGGGGAGATGAGCTTGCCGGCCACATTTGTCTTGAACTATATCAATGAAAAGTACAAAATGCCGGATTGGGTATCCATCAATCCGGGTAAGAAAACCATTTATCTATCCTTGCGTGAGATGGATCTGAAAAGCGGCATCACGGTGGAAGCGAAGAAATTTGACCTGCGTAATGATGATATACAGCTAAATTTGCT
This DNA window, taken from Pradoshia eiseniae, encodes the following:
- a CDS encoding SGNH/GDSL hydrolase family protein yields the protein MFFKNMFSILLVTLLVGCSGLPFLNGKESAEHSKTNITRSLKKEIPDDFIPTNLSVVSVGDSLTQGVGASNEQEGYIPYLSAYLETNRGIKDAHFSNYGVRGNRTSDLLSRLQDDQIKRDITNADAVVITIGGNDIMKVVKDKFTNLTMGDFSKASVSYEKRVEKIFRTVRQYNQEAEIYFVGLYNPFGKWMSAFSELDIIMDDWNEIGMEVTNGDPNAYFIRIDDIFSASDENLLYKEDYFHPNDRGYELIAARIYDEMKEKTVETLYAKGAMNGVMNDEEVDE
- a CDS encoding DegV family protein, whose amino-acid sequence is MPNIKIVTDSTLDLPKHILEENDIIVVPLSITIDGESYVDGIDIAPDEFIRKMKQSEELPKSSQPPAGQFLEVFNSLTADGSEVIAIHMTSKMSGTVQSAQTAAQMAEGKVTVIDSKYISHALAFQVLEAAKMAKEGKTSEEIVARMDQIQKATRLFVVVDTLDNLVKGGRIGKGKAMLSSLLNIKPIASLDTGEYTPVAKVRSQSQIVKYLVKQLLQDSEGKEIKGIGITEADAMELSIKLKEAILEVTSLEDVTINATTPVISTHTGVGAIGFMYYAE
- the ilvA gene encoding threonine ammonia-lyase IlvA — translated: MGHLVKATQGVQVEQILIAYQKLKDKVAHTPLQLNQRLSEKYGCQVYLKREDLQHVRSFKLRGAFYAMMSLSRDELKNGVVCASAGNHAQGVAYACHELNVHGKIYMPTTTPKQKINQVAKFGGEFVEIILSGDTFDDSYAEAKKSEQADQRMFIHPFDDEHVIAGQGTVAVEILHDSEVPLDYVFGSVGGGGLMAGVSSYMTCVSPATKCVGVEPSGAASMKSAIAKGKIVRLPEIDSFVDGAAVKEVGSKTYGICQSLLHDCLVVPEGKVCSTILELYNEYAIVAEPAGALPVAALDFYKEEIKGKNIVCVISGGNNDIGRMQDIKDRSLQYEGLLHHFIVHFPQRAGALREFLDEVLGPGDDITRFEYTKKNNKDNGPALVGIELQRKEDYRELMGRMEKKGFSFIVVENGSSLHQLLI
- a CDS encoding SCO family protein is translated as MKTYLKVLVSLILVFLVVGCSNEQKIPNATDYEVESFTFKNQDNKDVSLEDIKGKVWVADFIFTNCTTVCMPMTANMKKLQDQIAEEGIEDVQLISFSVDPEIDKPDVLKEYGQKFDADFTNWHFLTGYSQDEIESFSQESFKVTVQKPDGNDQVIHSVSFALVDQEGKVVQSYSGLDDIPMDDIIKHIKMLQS
- a CDS encoding lysophospholipid acyltransferase family protein, with protein sequence MFRLVYMFFYLCGYLLYSLPSLAKAKKLHAENNAKNDEKIQVVPKKWAAGFLKHSGCTLEVSGLENIPDGPVLFVGNHEGDFDVPVLMAGIPKPFGFISKIEVKKIPIVAGWMEMMNCVFLDRSDRRAAIQSIRDGIKKLKNGHSVLIFPEGTRNRGKELGEFKAGSLRLAKDSKVPIVPFMIQGSADMFENNQNRIKPGTVKLVILPAISAEYYEEAGMEQVANQIKAAINEERDQHVKGA
- a CDS encoding YpmS family protein, translated to MKKWMSEWGLWKSLFFALLAVNLVFAGVVFYWMTRPIKDMESLEELNRNKEMVSIPFSSNKEDLNRVINHYIEEEAADSPIDYEVLLSDNLELYGTLSAFGKEVQLKVLFEPYTTEDGNIILRHRSIQIGEMSLPATFVLNYINEKYKMPDWVSINPGKKTIYLSLREMDLKSGITVEAKKFDLRNDDIQLNLLVPVE
- the tatA gene encoding twin-arginine translocase TatA/TatE family subunit, whose amino-acid sequence is MFSNIGIPGLILILLLALIIFGPKKLPEIGRAFGQTLREFKNSTKDLSNEVMSDLDDSKRDPKK
- the tatC gene encoding twin-arginine translocase subunit TatC — its product is MEEKELNMVEHLEELRTRLMITVGSFILFLCLAFFFVKDIYLFFTRNLTEDLIILGPSDVVWIYFTLASVVAIACTIPVLSMQIWLFVKPALKDYERKTALFYIPALFLLFIAGLCFGYFVIYPIVLNFLNELGEGVMTTAYTAERYFKFIINMSLPFAVLFELPVVMMFLTSLGILNPYVMGKIRKYAYFILIVIAVSITPPEFLSDFIVAVPLLLLYEISVSLSKIVYKRKLRKEAQYERENNQMQGT